One Streptomyces sp. SAI-135 DNA segment encodes these proteins:
- a CDS encoding glycosyltransferase family 1 protein: MKAIRRFTVRPLLPDALRPLSDLARNLRWSWHAETRDLFQSVDPEHWAASGGDPVRLLGSVRPARLAELAEDRRFLRRLTAVADDLHDYVTGERWYQAHTGELPAAVAYFSPEFGVTAALPQYSGGLGILAGDHLKAASDLGVPLIGVGLLYRHGYFRQSLSRDGWQQEHYPVLDPNELPVALLREADGSPAQVSLALPGGKRLHARIWLAQVGRVPLLMLDSDVEENDVGDRGVTDRLYGGGSEHRLLQEMLLGIGGVRAVRTYCRLTGHADPEVFHTNEGHAGFLGLERIAELCDQGLDFDSGLEAVRAGTVFTTHTPVPAGIDRFDRELVARHFGPDAELPRMDVGRILALGMETYPGGEPNLFNMAVMGLRLAQRANGVSLLHGHVSREMFSGLWPGFDPEEVPITSVTNGVHAPTWVAPEVFRLGARKIGAQRTEDALTVGGSDRWDAVGDIPDQDIWDLRRSLREQLVLEVRDRLRASWRQRGAGTAELGWIDGVLDPDVLTIGFARRVPSYKRLTLMLRDRDRLMDLLLHPERPIQIVVAGKAHPADDGGKRLVQELVRFADDPRVRHRIVFLPDYGMAMAQKLYPGCDIWLNNPLRPLEACGTSGMKAALNGCLNLSVLDGWWDEWFQPDFGWAIPTADGVGTDPDRRDDIEADALYDLLEQRVTPRFYERGQGGLPDRWIEMVRQTLTLLGPKVLAGRMVREYVERLYAPAAHAHRTMAPDAARELAEWKARVRAEWHGVTVDHVETTAATATAELGTTLGLRVRVGLGALGPDDVEIQAVSGRVDEADRIADAATVPLKPVGGPDPEGRWVYEGPLSLDRTGPFGYTVRILPAHRLLASGAELGVVAVPSEDVAEGAGVLMR, encoded by the coding sequence GTGAAGGCGATCCGTCGATTCACCGTCCGACCCCTACTCCCCGATGCCCTGCGGCCGCTGAGCGATCTGGCGCGCAATCTGCGCTGGTCCTGGCACGCGGAGACCCGTGATCTCTTCCAGTCCGTCGATCCCGAGCACTGGGCCGCCTCGGGCGGTGATCCCGTACGACTGCTCGGCAGCGTGCGCCCCGCCCGGCTCGCCGAACTCGCCGAGGACCGCCGCTTCCTGCGCCGGCTCACCGCCGTCGCCGACGACCTCCACGACTACGTCACCGGTGAGCGCTGGTACCAGGCCCACACCGGTGAGCTCCCCGCCGCCGTCGCCTACTTCTCGCCCGAGTTCGGCGTCACGGCCGCCCTGCCGCAGTACTCCGGCGGTCTGGGCATCCTGGCGGGCGACCATCTGAAGGCGGCCAGTGACCTGGGCGTACCGCTCATCGGAGTGGGTCTGCTGTACCGCCACGGCTACTTCCGCCAGTCCCTGTCCCGGGACGGCTGGCAGCAGGAGCACTATCCGGTCCTGGACCCCAACGAACTGCCGGTGGCCCTGCTGCGGGAGGCCGACGGCAGTCCGGCCCAGGTGTCCCTGGCCCTGCCCGGCGGCAAGCGGCTGCACGCCCGGATCTGGCTCGCCCAGGTCGGCCGGGTGCCCCTGCTGATGCTGGACTCCGACGTCGAGGAGAACGACGTCGGCGACCGCGGGGTGACCGACCGGTTGTACGGCGGCGGCAGCGAACACCGGCTCCTGCAGGAGATGCTCCTCGGCATAGGGGGAGTGCGGGCCGTACGGACGTACTGCCGGCTGACCGGCCACGCCGACCCCGAGGTCTTCCACACCAACGAGGGGCACGCCGGGTTCCTCGGTCTGGAGCGGATCGCCGAACTCTGCGACCAGGGGCTGGACTTCGACTCCGGCCTGGAGGCGGTCCGCGCGGGCACCGTGTTCACCACCCACACCCCCGTCCCGGCCGGCATCGACCGCTTCGACCGGGAACTGGTCGCCCGGCACTTCGGCCCCGACGCCGAGCTCCCGCGCATGGACGTGGGCCGCATCCTCGCCCTCGGCATGGAGACCTACCCGGGCGGTGAACCCAACCTCTTCAACATGGCCGTGATGGGTCTGCGCCTGGCCCAGCGCGCCAACGGGGTCTCCCTGCTGCACGGGCACGTCAGCCGGGAGATGTTCTCCGGACTCTGGCCGGGATTCGACCCCGAGGAGGTGCCGATCACCTCCGTGACCAACGGGGTGCACGCCCCGACCTGGGTCGCGCCCGAGGTGTTCCGGCTGGGCGCCCGGAAGATCGGCGCCCAGCGCACCGAGGACGCGCTCACCGTCGGCGGCTCGGACCGCTGGGACGCGGTGGGGGACATCCCCGACCAGGACATCTGGGATCTGCGCCGTTCCCTGCGCGAGCAGCTGGTGCTGGAGGTGCGGGACCGGCTGCGCGCCTCCTGGCGGCAACGCGGTGCCGGTACGGCGGAGTTGGGCTGGATCGACGGTGTGCTGGACCCCGACGTCCTCACCATCGGATTCGCCCGCCGCGTCCCGTCGTACAAGCGGCTCACCCTCATGCTCCGCGACCGCGACCGTCTGATGGACCTGCTGCTGCACCCCGAACGGCCGATCCAGATCGTGGTCGCGGGCAAGGCGCACCCGGCGGACGACGGCGGCAAGCGGCTGGTCCAGGAACTGGTCCGGTTCGCGGACGATCCGCGGGTGCGTCACCGGATCGTGTTCCTGCCCGACTACGGCATGGCGATGGCGCAGAAGCTGTACCCGGGCTGCGACATCTGGCTCAACAACCCGCTGCGCCCCCTGGAGGCGTGCGGTACCTCGGGGATGAAGGCGGCGCTGAACGGCTGCCTGAACCTCTCCGTCCTCGACGGCTGGTGGGACGAGTGGTTCCAGCCCGACTTCGGCTGGGCGATCCCGACGGCCGACGGTGTGGGCACCGACCCCGACCGCCGGGACGACATAGAGGCCGACGCCCTCTACGACCTCCTCGAACAGCGGGTGACCCCGCGTTTCTACGAACGCGGCCAGGGCGGCCTGCCCGACCGCTGGATCGAGATGGTCCGCCAGACGCTCACCCTGCTGGGCCCGAAGGTCCTGGCCGGCCGCATGGTCCGCGAGTACGTGGAACGTCTCTACGCGCCCGCGGCCCACGCCCACCGCACGATGGCCCCGGACGCGGCACGCGAACTGGCCGAGTGGAAGGCCAGGGTGCGGGCGGAGTGGCACGGTGTGACGGTCGACCACGTGGAGACCACGGCCGCGACGGCCACGGCCGAACTCGGCACCACGCTCGGGCTGCGGGTCCGCGTCGGCCTCGGCGCCCTCGGCCCCGACGACGTGGAGATCCAGGCGGTCTCCGGCCGCGTGGACGAGGCGGACCGCATCGCGGACGCGGCAACGGTCCCGCTGAAGCCGGTCGGCGGCCCGGACCCGGAGGGCCGCTGGGTCTACGAGGGCCCCCTGTCCCTGGACCGCACGGGCCCCTTCGGCTACACGGTCCGCATCCTGCCCGCACACCGCCTGCTGGCGTCGGGGGCGGAGCTGGGCGTGGTGGCGGTGCCCTCGGAGGACGTGGCGGAGGGGGCGGGGGTGCTGATGCGGTGA
- a CDS encoding DUF1990 domain-containing protein — MSFTYDDVGATRRSGFCPPGFHPLHVRTRIGEGHDVFRKASEAVLTWQMHRALGVGIDTTADRAAPDVDVTVTLAGVIKAPCRVVWTVEEHRRAGWAYGTLSGHPECGEESFVVDRTGDGTVWLTVSAFSKGAKWYSRAGGPATRGLQHAYARRCGAVLRRLCGGEDAG; from the coding sequence ATGTCCTTCACGTACGACGACGTCGGTGCGACCCGGCGGAGCGGATTCTGCCCGCCCGGCTTCCACCCCCTGCACGTCCGCACGCGCATAGGCGAGGGCCACGACGTCTTCCGGAAGGCCTCCGAGGCGGTCCTGACCTGGCAGATGCACCGCGCGCTCGGCGTGGGCATAGACACCACCGCCGACCGCGCGGCCCCGGACGTGGACGTGACGGTCACCCTGGCCGGCGTCATCAAGGCCCCCTGCCGGGTGGTGTGGACCGTGGAGGAGCACCGCCGCGCGGGCTGGGCCTACGGCACGCTGTCCGGCCACCCCGAATGCGGCGAGGAGTCCTTCGTCGTCGACCGCACGGGCGACGGCACGGTCTGGCTGACGGTATCGGCCTTCAGCAAGGGCGCGAAGTGGTACTCGCGAGCGGGCGGCCCGGCGACCCGGGGGCTCCAGCACGCCTACGCCCGCCGGTGCGGGGCCGTCCTGCGCAGGCTGTGCGGCGGAGAGGACGCGGGCTGA
- a CDS encoding M4 family metallopeptidase has product MTPLYARHKRTTLAIATAVAAGALLTTGLTAGAASAQTPAEAGRSTLAAAPLQLSAAARTTLIKQQQAGAPDTAREIGLGAKEKLVVKDVVKDADGTVHTRYERTYDGLPVLGGDLVVHESKSGATEGVSKATNKTIKVASLTPKITVAKAETQALSAAKAAGSDKTAADGARKVVWAGSGTPVLAYETIVGGFQDDGTPNQLHVITDAATGNKLFEYQGIENATGTGKSLYSGTVSLETTLSGSTYQLTDGTRGGHKTYNKAHGTSSSAGTLFTDADNVWGTGAASSSTTDQTAAVDAAYGAAETWDFYKSTFGRSGIKNNGVAAYSRVHYGNAYVNAFWDDSCFCMTYGDGESNTHPLTSLDVAGHEMSHGVTSNTAGLNYSGESGGLNEATSDIFGTGVEFYAANSNDVGDYLIGEEIDINGDGTPLRYMDKPSKDGGSADSWSSSVGSKDVHYSSGVANHFFYLLAEGSGAKTINGVSYNSPTSNGSTVTGIGRAKALQIWYKALTTYFTSTTNYKAARTGTLSAASALYGSTSTEYKAVAAAWSAVNVS; this is encoded by the coding sequence GTGACCCCCCTCTACGCGCGTCACAAGCGCACCACCCTGGCCATCGCCACCGCCGTCGCGGCCGGGGCCCTGCTCACCACCGGTCTGACCGCCGGTGCAGCCTCCGCCCAGACCCCGGCAGAGGCCGGCAGAAGCACCCTCGCCGCCGCCCCGCTCCAGCTGTCCGCGGCCGCGCGCACCACGCTCATCAAGCAGCAGCAGGCCGGCGCCCCCGACACCGCCCGGGAAATAGGCCTCGGCGCCAAGGAGAAGCTGGTCGTCAAGGACGTCGTGAAGGACGCCGACGGCACCGTCCACACCCGCTACGAGCGCACCTACGACGGCCTGCCCGTCCTCGGCGGCGACCTGGTCGTACACGAGTCGAAGTCGGGTGCGACCGAGGGCGTCTCCAAGGCGACGAACAAGACCATCAAGGTCGCCTCGCTGACCCCGAAGATCACCGTCGCCAAGGCCGAGACCCAGGCCCTGAGCGCCGCCAAGGCCGCGGGCTCGGACAAGACCGCCGCCGACGGTGCCCGCAAGGTCGTCTGGGCCGGCTCGGGCACCCCCGTCCTCGCCTACGAGACGATCGTCGGCGGCTTCCAGGACGACGGCACCCCGAACCAGCTGCACGTCATCACCGACGCCGCCACCGGCAACAAGCTCTTCGAGTACCAGGGCATCGAGAACGCGACCGGCACCGGCAAGAGCCTGTACTCGGGCACGGTCAGCCTGGAGACCACGCTGTCGGGCTCGACGTACCAGCTCACCGACGGCACCCGCGGCGGCCACAAGACGTACAACAAGGCGCACGGCACCAGCTCGTCGGCGGGCACCCTGTTCACGGACGCCGACAACGTCTGGGGCACCGGCGCGGCCTCCAGCTCCACCACCGACCAGACGGCGGCCGTCGACGCGGCCTACGGCGCGGCGGAGACCTGGGACTTCTACAAGTCCACCTTCGGCCGCAGCGGCATCAAGAACAACGGTGTCGCGGCCTACTCCCGGGTCCACTACGGCAACGCGTACGTCAACGCGTTCTGGGACGACAGCTGCTTCTGCATGACGTACGGCGACGGCGAGTCCAACACGCACCCGCTGACCTCGCTGGACGTGGCCGGCCACGAGATGAGCCACGGCGTCACCTCGAACACCGCCGGTCTGAACTACAGCGGCGAGTCGGGCGGCCTCAACGAGGCGACCTCGGACATCTTCGGCACGGGTGTCGAGTTCTACGCGGCCAACTCCAACGACGTCGGTGACTACCTCATCGGCGAGGAGATCGACATCAACGGCGACGGCACCCCGCTGCGCTACATGGACAAGCCCAGCAAGGACGGCGGCTCGGCGGACTCCTGGTCCTCCTCGGTCGGCAGCAAGGACGTCCACTACTCGTCCGGTGTCGCCAACCACTTCTTCTACCTCCTCGCGGAGGGCAGCGGCGCCAAGACGATCAACGGTGTGTCCTACAACTCGCCGACGTCCAACGGCTCCACGGTCACCGGCATCGGCCGCGCCAAGGCGCTGCAGATCTGGTACAAGGCGCTGACGACGTACTTCACGTCGACGACCAACTACAAGGCGGCCCGCACCGGAACGCTCTCGGCGGCGTCGGCCCTGTACGGCTCCACCAGCACCGAGTACAAGGCGGTGGCGGCGGCCTGGTCCGCGGTCAACGTGAGCTAG